In the Solanum pennellii chromosome 5, SPENNV200 genome, one interval contains:
- the LOC107019478 gene encoding uncharacterized protein LOC107019478, which yields MKNDKVIAFASRQLKVNEKNDPIHDLELAAIEFALKIWHHYLYDVHFDEFTDDKNLQYVLTKRDLNLRQRRLVELFKDYYMSIRYRQGVMKFDEKGKLIPWYIDPYTISKRIGSATYELDLPQELVAVHPVFHISIFKKYMEDTKLIVTTQYTYLKDRLSYEEIPIKILDRQVRKLRTKEEGSVSVLQRK from the exons atgaaaaatgaCAAGGTTATAGCTTTTGCTTCTAGACAGTTGAAAGTTAATGAGAAGAACGATCCGATCCATGATCTAGAGTTGGCTGCCATAGaatttgctttaaaaatatggCACCATTATCTTTATGATGTTCATTTTGATGAGTTCACCGATGACAAGAATCTTCAGTATGTGCTTACTAAAAGAGATCTTAATCTTAGACAAAGGAGGTTGGTAGAATTATTCAAAGATTATTACATGAGTATTCGTTATCGTCAAG gtgttatGAAGTTTGATGAGAAGGGGAAACTTATTCCCTGGTATATTGATCCCTACACAATATCCAAGAGGATTGGCAGTGCAACTTATGAGCTAGatctaccacaagagttagttGCAGTCCATCCAGTATTTCACATCTCCATCTTTAAAAAGTACATGGAAGATACTAAACTTATCGTAACAACTCAATATACCTATCTCAAGGATAGATTATCATATGAGGAGATTCCGATTAAgattctagatcgccaagttcgaaagttgagaacaaaggaagAAGGATCAGTCAGTGTTCTTCAGAGGAAGTAG